Proteins from one Microbacterium proteolyticum genomic window:
- a CDS encoding ABC transporter substrate-binding protein → MSSSPKRRRRAALGAALALSLTLLAGCAGSTTAAAPTDAAPTEGGDVVFLINSLGTSWVPNESSISSYQGNIWGQVTDKLVYVDDKGEVSPWIAESWDQNTDATEFTLHLKEGVTFSDGTPLDAAAVVANLDYWAFGSADKGIAPIGLFPKTYQKATAVDAATVTVTFSASTLGFIPTLGYHGSILVSPKTLALSKQDQGNLDNFSGSGPFTIKSWADGDDVVLEKRADYNWGPAALGHTGPAYLDTLTYKQVAESSTRIGALSSNQAQVIYNVQPSEIAGLTDKGFVAGLPRYLGFTNGYAVNVQAAPFGDVKVRQALQHGIDRQQILDTVYTDGWEAAEGFIQSGVPESTDHSADFAYDPEASAALLDEAGWVKGTDGKRSKDGQTLAVTLYANPYLATSASIDELVSQQLGDLGFDVTVQTYDVATFGEKVKIGANTPLYEVTRSFIDVGTVAGILTNANKGEDWFGLGETDTTLNGLRDRIARATDKDDRAAAVDELQTYVLQQGLFVPITQIVQRIYVQSPKLQGVTYNGAAIADYATAYLQK, encoded by the coding sequence ATGTCCTCATCCCCGAAGCGTCGACGGCGCGCCGCCCTCGGCGCCGCCCTCGCCCTGTCCCTGACCCTCCTCGCCGGCTGCGCCGGCTCCACGACCGCGGCCGCCCCCACCGACGCCGCTCCCACCGAGGGCGGCGACGTCGTCTTCCTGATCAACTCCCTCGGCACCAGCTGGGTGCCCAACGAGAGCTCGATCTCCAGCTACCAGGGCAACATCTGGGGTCAGGTCACCGACAAGCTCGTCTACGTCGACGACAAGGGCGAGGTGTCGCCCTGGATCGCCGAGAGCTGGGATCAGAACACGGATGCCACCGAGTTCACGCTGCACCTGAAGGAGGGCGTCACGTTCTCCGACGGCACGCCGCTCGACGCCGCCGCGGTCGTGGCGAACCTCGACTACTGGGCGTTCGGCAGCGCGGACAAGGGCATCGCCCCCATCGGCCTGTTCCCGAAGACGTACCAGAAGGCCACGGCCGTCGACGCCGCGACCGTCACGGTGACGTTCTCCGCCTCGACGCTCGGGTTCATCCCGACCCTCGGCTACCACGGCTCGATCCTCGTCTCGCCGAAGACGCTGGCCCTCAGCAAGCAGGACCAGGGCAACCTCGACAACTTCTCGGGCTCGGGTCCCTTTACCATCAAGAGCTGGGCCGACGGCGACGACGTCGTGCTCGAGAAGCGCGCCGACTACAACTGGGGCCCCGCGGCCCTCGGACACACCGGCCCCGCCTACCTCGACACGCTCACCTACAAGCAGGTCGCCGAGTCCAGCACCCGCATCGGCGCGCTGAGCTCGAACCAGGCCCAGGTCATCTACAACGTCCAGCCGAGCGAGATCGCCGGTCTCACCGACAAGGGCTTCGTCGCGGGCCTCCCGCGGTACCTGGGCTTCACCAACGGGTACGCCGTCAACGTGCAGGCCGCTCCGTTCGGCGACGTGAAGGTGCGCCAGGCGCTTCAGCACGGCATCGACCGCCAGCAGATCCTCGACACCGTCTACACCGACGGGTGGGAGGCCGCCGAAGGCTTCATCCAGAGCGGTGTCCCCGAGTCGACCGACCACTCCGCCGACTTCGCGTACGACCCGGAGGCATCCGCCGCGCTCCTCGACGAGGCCGGCTGGGTCAAGGGAACCGATGGCAAGCGCAGCAAGGACGGGCAGACCCTGGCGGTTACCCTCTACGCCAACCCGTACCTCGCCACGTCCGCGTCGATCGACGAACTGGTCTCGCAGCAGCTCGGCGACCTCGGTTTCGACGTCACGGTCCAGACCTACGACGTGGCGACCTTCGGCGAGAAGGTCAAGATCGGTGCCAACACCCCGCTGTACGAGGTCACCCGGTCGTTCATCGACGTGGGGACCGTCGCCGGCATCCTCACCAACGCCAACAAGGGCGAAGACTGGTTCGGCCTCGGCGAGACGGACACCACGCTCAACGGTCTCCGCGACCGCATCGCCCGTGCAACGGACAAGGACGACCGCGCCGCGGCCGTCGACGAGCTGCAGACGTACGTGCTCCAGCAGGGGCTGTTCGTGCCGATCACCCAGATCGTGCAGCGCATCTACGTCCAGAGCCCGAAGCTGCAGGGCGTCACCTACAACGGCGCCGCGATCGCCGACTACGCCACCGCGTACCTGCAGAAGTAG
- a CDS encoding acyl-CoA dehydrogenase family protein, which translates to MTASPTLSRVDLGALTAAVAETAERYDRSGAFPTDGLAAVHRAGVFQAVLGERFGGDQVDALERLRILQAIGRGDPSVALIVANTVATHVAQIDRDVWPAHLYEKVVAETAERPVSINTARAEPELGAPARGGLPATTVRRTADGWAVTGRKAYVTASTGLDYHLVWAKTDDPEPRVGHLIVRGDAPGITIIPTWDHLGLRASSTHDVVYDGVEAPEDHFLEIPFTGVYRDPAAQASALGLTHAALYVGVARAAQDFFTRFAHDRVPAGLGRPIATTDRIQTVAGEIEAQLVQAETLLYGVTEKAVAGDPEAVARVPLAKVLIVRSAIAAVEAAVAALGNPALSRTNPLERHLRDVFSARVHPPQEDQALLTAGRRVLGV; encoded by the coding sequence ATGACTGCCTCTCCGACCCTCTCGCGCGTCGACCTCGGCGCCCTCACCGCCGCCGTCGCCGAAACCGCGGAACGCTACGACCGTTCCGGCGCCTTCCCCACCGACGGCCTCGCCGCCGTCCACCGCGCGGGAGTCTTCCAGGCGGTGCTCGGGGAACGCTTCGGCGGAGATCAGGTCGACGCCCTCGAGCGGCTCCGGATCCTTCAGGCGATCGGTCGCGGCGACCCCTCCGTGGCCCTCATCGTCGCGAACACCGTGGCCACCCACGTCGCCCAGATCGACCGCGACGTGTGGCCGGCGCACCTGTACGAGAAGGTCGTCGCCGAGACCGCGGAGCGTCCGGTCTCCATCAACACCGCCCGCGCCGAGCCCGAGTTGGGCGCGCCCGCACGGGGCGGACTCCCCGCCACCACGGTCCGGCGCACCGCGGACGGTTGGGCCGTGACCGGACGCAAGGCCTACGTCACCGCCAGCACCGGCCTCGACTACCACCTGGTGTGGGCCAAGACCGACGACCCCGAGCCGCGGGTCGGGCATCTCATCGTCCGCGGCGACGCGCCCGGCATCACCATCATCCCCACGTGGGACCACCTGGGCCTGCGGGCCAGCTCCACCCACGACGTCGTCTACGACGGGGTCGAGGCTCCGGAGGACCACTTCCTCGAGATCCCGTTCACGGGGGTGTACCGCGACCCCGCGGCGCAGGCGAGCGCCCTCGGCCTGACGCACGCGGCGCTGTACGTCGGCGTCGCCCGCGCGGCGCAGGACTTCTTCACCCGTTTCGCCCACGATCGCGTACCCGCGGGGCTCGGGCGTCCGATCGCGACCACGGACCGCATCCAGACCGTCGCGGGCGAGATCGAGGCGCAGCTCGTCCAGGCCGAGACGCTGCTGTACGGAGTGACCGAGAAGGCCGTGGCGGGCGACCCCGAAGCCGTCGCGCGCGTTCCGCTGGCGAAGGTCCTGATCGTCCGCTCGGCGATCGCCGCCGTCGAGGCGGCCGTGGCCGCGCTCGGGAACCCGGCCCTCAGCCGCACCAACCCCCTCGAGCGCCACCTGCGCGACGTCTTCTCCGCGCGCGTCCACCCGCCCCAGGAGGACCAGGCGCTCCTCACCGCCGGACGACGGGTCCTCGGAGTCTGA
- a CDS encoding LysR family transcriptional regulator: MAETLDIIQLRTFVAIDECGGFGRAAVALHMSQPTVSQHVRSLEKRLQQPLVERDGRRARFTLAGEKLLAEARRILAVHDEALARLDVTRARTIVVGSTETAAEQILPELLGTLRRAFPDRQVQFHIDRSTKMTDAVTKGTIDLAVVLDTGSTVAGVEVGELPLNWYASPSWQPPGHGEAVPLVAYIEPCGMRQRALQELGDIGARVDIAAESGSLEGVIAAARAGLGIAVLPTAGRAPAGLVVRRDFPDLGRIFVRLITRRGLEPDVEQAAMASLDGFFAVRRHIHAVSA, encoded by the coding sequence ATGGCCGAGACTCTGGACATCATCCAACTCCGCACGTTCGTCGCCATCGACGAGTGCGGAGGATTCGGTCGTGCCGCCGTGGCCCTGCACATGTCGCAGCCGACGGTGAGTCAGCACGTGCGCTCCCTCGAGAAGCGGCTGCAGCAGCCGCTGGTGGAGCGGGACGGTCGGCGCGCCCGGTTCACCCTGGCGGGCGAGAAGCTGCTCGCCGAGGCCCGGCGCATCCTCGCGGTCCACGATGAAGCCCTCGCGCGCCTGGACGTCACGCGCGCCCGCACGATCGTGGTCGGTTCCACCGAGACGGCGGCCGAGCAGATCCTGCCCGAGCTCCTGGGGACCCTCCGACGTGCGTTCCCCGACCGGCAGGTACAGTTCCACATCGATCGCTCCACGAAGATGACGGATGCCGTGACCAAGGGCACGATCGACCTCGCCGTCGTGCTCGACACCGGCTCGACCGTCGCCGGCGTCGAGGTGGGCGAGCTGCCCCTGAACTGGTACGCGTCGCCCTCCTGGCAGCCGCCCGGACACGGCGAGGCCGTGCCGCTGGTGGCCTACATCGAGCCGTGCGGCATGCGGCAGCGCGCGCTCCAGGAGCTCGGCGACATCGGCGCCCGCGTCGACATCGCGGCCGAGTCCGGAAGCCTCGAGGGCGTGATCGCCGCGGCCCGTGCCGGTCTCGGCATCGCGGTCCTGCCCACCGCCGGCCGCGCGCCCGCGGGACTGGTCGTGCGGCGCGATTTCCCCGACCTCGGCCGGATCTTCGTGCGGCTCATCACGCGGCGCGGGCTCGAACCCGACGTGGAGCAGGCGGCGATGGCATCCCTCGACGGGTTCTTCGCCGTCCGACGTCACATCCACGCCGTATCGGCGTGA
- a CDS encoding carboxymuconolactone decarboxylase family protein produces the protein MSDFFDREGDRAYTRDYKETTPDVLAAFTAFNDSVFAPEGREIPLKFRELIALAVGITTQCTYCIDAHSQAAVRAGASKTELAEAAWVATAIRAGGGFAHGRLGFKLSGIHEAESVHAHV, from the coding sequence ATGAGCGACTTCTTCGACCGCGAGGGAGACCGCGCCTACACGCGCGACTACAAGGAGACGACGCCGGATGTGCTGGCCGCGTTCACGGCGTTCAACGACAGCGTGTTCGCTCCGGAGGGGCGCGAGATCCCGCTGAAGTTCCGCGAGCTCATCGCGCTCGCGGTCGGGATCACGACGCAGTGCACCTACTGCATCGACGCCCACTCGCAGGCCGCGGTCCGCGCCGGGGCGTCCAAGACGGAGCTCGCCGAGGCCGCCTGGGTCGCCACGGCGATCCGCGCCGGCGGGGGGTTCGCGCACGGCCGGCTCGGGTTCAAGCTGTCCGGCATCCACGAGGCCGAATCGGTGCACGCGCATGTCTGA
- a CDS encoding sulfurtransferase — translation MSDVLVTATELHDALAAGRFADGGPVRVLDVRWRLDRPDGRPEYLAGHIPGAQYVDLDHDLAAHGEPTEGRHPIPPVEALQEVARRWGIDDGDTVVVYDDLKNLSSARAWWLLRYAGVADVRLLDGSLRAWTDAGFEVESGDAVAPAPGSVTLAYGALPVLPLEDVAGFADGSLLLDARAGERYRGEVEPIDPRAGHVPGAVSAPTTENVGADGRFHDPEALRERFAALGATPGAEVGVYCGSGVTAAHQAVALTLAGFTPRVFPGSWSQWSNHPELPVATGPEPR, via the coding sequence ATGTCTGACGTCCTGGTCACCGCGACCGAGCTGCACGACGCTCTCGCCGCTGGTCGATTCGCCGACGGCGGTCCGGTCCGAGTGCTCGACGTGCGCTGGCGCCTCGACCGTCCCGACGGGCGGCCCGAGTACCTCGCCGGACACATCCCCGGCGCGCAGTACGTCGACCTCGACCACGACCTCGCCGCGCACGGCGAGCCCACCGAGGGGCGGCATCCGATTCCGCCCGTCGAAGCGCTGCAGGAGGTCGCTCGGCGCTGGGGCATCGACGACGGCGACACCGTCGTCGTCTACGACGACCTGAAGAACCTCTCGAGCGCGCGCGCCTGGTGGCTGCTGCGGTACGCCGGCGTCGCCGACGTGCGCCTGCTCGACGGATCGCTGCGGGCGTGGACCGACGCCGGCTTCGAGGTGGAATCCGGGGATGCCGTCGCCCCCGCGCCGGGATCGGTGACCCTGGCCTACGGCGCTCTGCCGGTGCTGCCGCTCGAGGACGTGGCCGGTTTCGCGGACGGGTCGCTCCTGCTCGACGCGCGCGCCGGGGAACGGTACCGCGGTGAGGTCGAGCCGATCGACCCGCGCGCGGGGCACGTTCCGGGAGCTGTCAGCGCGCCGACGACCGAGAACGTGGGGGCCGACGGGCGGTTCCACGATCCGGAGGCGCTGCGCGAGCGGTTCGCCGCGCTCGGTGCGACTCCGGGGGCCGAGGTCGGCGTGTACTGCGGGTCCGGCGTCACGGCCGCGCACCAGGCGGTGGCGCTGACCCTCGCCGGGTTCACGCCGCGCGTGTTCCCCGGCTCATGGAGCCAGTGGTCGAACCACCCCGAGCTCCCCGTGGCGACCGGCCCCGAGCCGCGCTGA
- a CDS encoding flavin monoamine oxidase family protein: protein MQEQFDTVVVGAGIAGLSAARLLAREGNHVVVVEARDRVGGRVHSQRDGHHVTDRGASWIHGIDDSPVEAAARAFGMPMAEFTVGGYQPDSRPLAYFGPDAARLAPEEVQAFAADVRALNADLVEIIARSAPDATYADVVEEALAGRDWAPERAQRVREYNGRRAEEQYGVHMTVLGAHGLDDDTVNGDEVVFPRGYDELATHLAEGLDVRLEHVVTAVDWSGDGVTVTTDHGTFHGAGAVVTLPIGVLQSGDVTITPPLPDTHQRVLGVLASNAFEKVVLRFPEKFWDAGVYGIRQFGDEGEWWHSWYDLGRIHDEAALLTFAAGPAAVATRHWSDEEITASTMTQLRRLYGDAIPEPESVVVTRWQDDPFSRGSYSYMKPGSVGPDHDDLAVPVGGVLHLAGEATWGDDPATVPGALLSGHRAAENVLGRAVPIEELWT, encoded by the coding sequence ATGCAGGAGCAGTTCGACACCGTCGTCGTCGGAGCGGGAATCGCGGGTCTGTCCGCCGCCCGTCTCCTCGCTCGCGAGGGCAATCACGTCGTCGTCGTGGAGGCCCGCGACCGAGTCGGCGGTCGCGTCCACTCGCAGCGCGACGGGCACCACGTCACCGACCGCGGGGCGTCCTGGATCCACGGCATCGACGACAGCCCCGTCGAGGCGGCCGCGCGCGCGTTCGGCATGCCGATGGCCGAGTTCACGGTCGGCGGGTACCAGCCCGACAGTCGCCCGCTGGCCTATTTCGGTCCGGATGCCGCCCGCCTCGCACCCGAGGAGGTGCAGGCGTTCGCCGCCGACGTCCGCGCCCTGAACGCCGACCTCGTCGAGATCATCGCCCGCTCGGCCCCGGACGCCACGTACGCCGACGTCGTCGAGGAGGCCCTCGCCGGGCGCGACTGGGCGCCCGAGCGCGCGCAGCGCGTGCGCGAGTACAACGGCCGCCGCGCCGAGGAGCAGTACGGCGTCCACATGACGGTGCTCGGCGCGCACGGACTCGACGACGACACCGTCAACGGCGACGAAGTCGTCTTCCCGCGCGGCTACGACGAACTCGCGACCCACCTCGCCGAGGGTCTCGACGTCCGCCTCGAGCACGTCGTCACGGCCGTCGACTGGTCCGGTGACGGCGTCACCGTCACCACGGACCACGGAACCTTCCACGGTGCCGGCGCCGTCGTCACGCTCCCCATCGGCGTCCTGCAGTCCGGTGACGTCACGATCACGCCGCCGCTGCCGGACACGCACCAGCGGGTGCTCGGGGTCCTGGCATCCAATGCCTTCGAGAAGGTCGTGCTGCGCTTCCCCGAGAAGTTCTGGGATGCCGGGGTCTACGGCATCCGTCAGTTCGGCGACGAGGGGGAGTGGTGGCACTCCTGGTACGACCTCGGGCGGATCCACGACGAAGCGGCTCTCCTGACCTTCGCCGCCGGTCCCGCAGCGGTCGCCACCCGGCACTGGAGCGACGAGGAGATCACGGCCTCGACGATGACGCAGCTGCGCCGTCTGTACGGCGACGCGATTCCCGAGCCCGAGAGCGTCGTCGTCACCCGATGGCAGGACGACCCGTTCTCGCGCGGGTCGTACAGCTACATGAAGCCCGGCTCGGTCGGCCCCGACCACGACGACCTCGCCGTACCCGTCGGGGGTGTCCTGCACCTCGCCGGCGAAGCGACGTGGGGCGACGATCCCGCCACCGTCCCCGGCGCTCTGCTGTCGGGGCACCGCGCCGCCGAGAACGTGCTCGGCCGCGCGGTGCCGATCGAGGAGCTCTGGACCTGA
- a CDS encoding LysE family translocator has translation MIPWENLVAFALASVVIIVIPGPSVLFVIGRSIALGRRAGVLSVVGNALGTIPAVLAVAFGVGAIVASSIVAFTVIKIAGAVYLVWLGIQAIRHRGDAATGAVGGPRSSWTLLRQGIVVGMTNPKTIAFFVAVLPQFVSPAAGPVWAQLLLLGLLFEVLALLCDSTWALAAGTAREWFARSPKRIAALSGAGGVMMIGLGGTLALTGAKA, from the coding sequence ATGATCCCGTGGGAGAACCTGGTGGCGTTCGCGCTGGCCTCCGTCGTCATCATCGTGATCCCGGGGCCGAGCGTGCTGTTCGTCATCGGCCGGTCCATCGCGCTCGGTCGCCGCGCGGGCGTGCTCAGCGTGGTCGGGAACGCCCTCGGAACGATCCCGGCCGTGCTGGCGGTGGCGTTCGGGGTGGGGGCGATCGTGGCCTCGTCGATCGTGGCCTTCACGGTCATCAAGATCGCCGGCGCGGTGTATCTCGTCTGGCTCGGCATCCAGGCCATCCGGCACCGTGGAGACGCGGCGACAGGTGCCGTCGGCGGCCCCCGATCGTCGTGGACTCTCCTGCGCCAGGGCATCGTCGTCGGCATGACGAACCCGAAGACGATCGCCTTCTTCGTCGCCGTGCTCCCCCAGTTCGTCTCACCCGCGGCGGGACCCGTGTGGGCTCAACTGCTGTTGCTGGGGCTGCTGTTCGAGGTTCTCGCCCTCCTGTGCGACAGCACATGGGCGCTCGCGGCGGGCACCGCGCGCGAGTGGTTCGCCCGCTCACCGAAGCGCATCGCGGCGCTCTCGGGTGCAGGCGGTGTGATGATGATCGGGCTCGGTGGGACGCTGGCGCTGACGGGCGCGAAAGCGTAG
- a CDS encoding excalibur calcium-binding domain-containing protein — MPEGAHPTRRTGLYGPILGGEHMGDSGLPAAGWYPAAHANGEERWWDGTRWFDGDEAATAVVDAATAALPGHAAAARDGAEPVRQPGVMRRRTGAVFVGAGLIVGLLFGTASGGIGSLGERDTLKAQVSALEGEVADAESAVDTAEDAVDTAREDLEAAKARATAAEQKLTAATAQVTALEAAAVTAKADLDARVAEIADLKAKIPASTEPVQSTPVQEASTTENVSYANCTEARNAGAAPVRRGDPGYSSRLDRDGDGIGCE; from the coding sequence GTGCCCGAGGGCGCGCATCCGACGCGCCGCACAGGACTGTACGGTCCAATTCTCGGGGGAGAACACATGGGGGATTCCGGGCTGCCCGCGGCCGGTTGGTATCCGGCGGCGCACGCGAACGGCGAGGAACGATGGTGGGACGGAACGCGGTGGTTCGACGGCGACGAGGCCGCCACGGCGGTCGTCGACGCGGCGACGGCGGCCTTGCCCGGACACGCAGCGGCTGCCCGCGATGGCGCTGAGCCGGTCCGGCAGCCCGGGGTCATGCGGCGTCGCACGGGTGCCGTGTTCGTCGGGGCGGGGCTGATCGTCGGACTGCTGTTCGGTACCGCGAGCGGAGGTATCGGCTCATTGGGCGAACGAGACACGCTGAAGGCGCAGGTGAGCGCGCTGGAGGGCGAGGTCGCCGATGCGGAAAGCGCTGTCGACACCGCTGAAGACGCCGTCGACACTGCTCGCGAAGATCTGGAGGCTGCGAAGGCGCGCGCGACCGCTGCCGAGCAGAAGCTCACGGCAGCGACCGCGCAGGTGACCGCCCTCGAAGCGGCCGCCGTCACCGCGAAAGCGGATCTCGACGCGCGGGTGGCCGAGATCGCCGACCTGAAAGCCAAGATCCCCGCGTCCACCGAACCCGTTCAGTCCACGCCGGTGCAGGAGGCATCGACCACCGAGAATGTCTCCTACGCGAACTGCACCGAGGCGCGCAACGCAGGTGCCGCACCCGTTCGCCGCGGCGACCCCGGCTACAGCTCCCGCCTCGACAGGGACGGGGACGGCATCGGCTGCGAATGA
- a CDS encoding DUF222 domain-containing protein, which translates to MSDRAVQRDVDEAMTLVESFPKVVAAWEAGAVSRRHVRVIAEVGMQLPAEKRVEFDALAAALAGEVSSPGRLKSRLTIASEALQPRTITERHRAAREGRCVRIVPGVEGMSDLIATLPTVLAEAVFDRLTQQARVIVDARPDEAATARAMTPRSPASWGPVGSSGSAKAPDTRSVDQVRADVFADMLLTADPAIDPTRIGDGPGTLGRIRARVQVVVPALTVLDPAREATSPAELVGRGPIDTALARDLADATSVPWDRVITHPVSGAVLHTDTYARTAAIDRHLRARDRHCRWPGCITPAIRSEVDHTLDHHLGGATRVSNLAHLCQRHHTQKQFTRWTVRQGDAGVLEWTSPTGRTYTHTPDPYPPATPSPGVRFEYDTPPWEMQDEQDGTESAS; encoded by the coding sequence GTGTCGGACCGGGCGGTGCAGCGCGACGTGGACGAGGCGATGACCCTGGTGGAGTCGTTCCCGAAGGTGGTGGCCGCCTGGGAAGCGGGGGCCGTGTCGCGGCGGCACGTGCGGGTGATCGCCGAGGTCGGGATGCAACTTCCGGCGGAGAAACGGGTCGAGTTCGATGCCCTCGCCGCCGCGCTGGCGGGTGAGGTGTCGAGCCCCGGGCGTCTGAAGTCTCGGCTGACGATCGCGTCCGAGGCGTTGCAGCCGCGGACGATCACCGAGCGTCATCGGGCCGCGCGGGAAGGACGGTGTGTGCGGATCGTGCCCGGGGTGGAGGGGATGTCGGATCTGATCGCGACGTTGCCGACGGTGTTGGCCGAGGCGGTGTTCGACCGGCTGACGCAGCAAGCCCGCGTGATCGTCGACGCCCGCCCCGACGAGGCGGCGACGGCCCGGGCGATGACGCCCCGGAGCCCGGCCTCGTGGGGGCCAGTCGGCTCGAGCGGCTCGGCGAAGGCACCCGACACCCGGTCAGTGGACCAGGTGCGCGCGGACGTGTTCGCCGACATGCTCCTGACGGCCGATCCCGCGATCGATCCGACGCGGATCGGCGACGGTCCGGGGACCCTCGGGAGGATTCGTGCCCGCGTTCAGGTCGTGGTCCCCGCGCTGACCGTTCTCGACCCCGCGCGCGAGGCCACCTCCCCCGCCGAGCTCGTGGGGCGCGGCCCCATCGATACTGCCCTGGCCAGGGATCTGGCGGACGCGACGAGCGTGCCGTGGGACCGCGTCATCACCCACCCCGTCTCCGGCGCGGTGCTGCACACCGACACCTACGCGCGCACCGCCGCGATCGACCGGCATCTCCGCGCCCGTGACCGGCACTGCCGGTGGCCCGGATGCATCACTCCCGCGATCCGGAGCGAGGTCGACCACACCCTCGACCACCACCTCGGTGGCGCCACCCGCGTGTCCAACCTCGCGCACCTGTGCCAGCGGCACCACACCCAGAAGCAGTTCACGCGATGGACCGTGCGACAGGGCGACGCGGGGGTCCTGGAATGGACCTCCCCGACCGGCCGCACGTACACGCACACCCCCGATCCCTACCCACCCGCCACTCCGTCGCCCGGCGTCCGGTTCGAATACGACACACCCCCCTGGGAGATGCAGGACGAGCAAGACGGCACGGAGAGCGCGTCGTGA
- a CDS encoding VanZ family protein → MDVVTSIADRYGTVVGVTVLVGLPLGILVAVLLARRRIRRGWSPRWARRSAAAEVGMALGTAPWVWMIMTPTGGAGGIRLVPFGDLAAVLSGGDAVIQVVGNLLVFAALGALLPVRFRLGPPPLVVPLVFLIAAACSSVLEILQLLLPLGRVTSTDDVLVNAFGAAVASLLSFAWWRSRSSPRAAHP, encoded by the coding sequence GTGGACGTCGTCACCTCCATCGCCGACCGCTACGGCACGGTCGTCGGGGTCACCGTCCTGGTGGGCCTCCCCCTCGGCATCCTCGTCGCCGTCCTGCTCGCTCGTCGGAGGATCCGACGGGGATGGTCGCCGCGGTGGGCACGCCGCTCCGCCGCCGCCGAGGTCGGGATGGCGCTCGGGACCGCGCCGTGGGTGTGGATGATCATGACTCCCACCGGCGGGGCGGGCGGCATCCGTCTCGTGCCGTTCGGAGACCTGGCTGCAGTTCTGTCGGGCGGCGACGCCGTGATCCAGGTGGTCGGCAACCTGCTGGTGTTCGCCGCACTCGGCGCACTTCTCCCGGTGCGGTTCCGCCTCGGGCCGCCCCCGCTGGTCGTCCCGCTCGTCTTCCTCATCGCGGCGGCGTGCTCGAGCGTCCTGGAGATCCTCCAGCTCCTGCTCCCCCTCGGGCGCGTCACGTCGACCGACGACGTCCTGGTCAACGCCTTCGGCGCTGCGGTCGCATCGCTGCTCTCGTTCGCCTGGTGGCGGAGTCGCTCGTCGCCGCGCGCCGCTCACCCCTGA